One stretch of Cohnella algarum DNA includes these proteins:
- a CDS encoding Zn-binding domain-containing protein, translating to MFPGLLEDYIETVLHVAATANDEAIVDDKFSLRSMSGKNYSVTIRGQNQTIVDSLDEWSALRDFYEGAIYWTPGEKGYRVDSINRRKGEIIVLPIQELTYYTQSTYRDVIDIIQTYQKQNTEGIDIAYGELEIKRSVFGYKKVYFGQKHESEQVQLDHPSVTRFIPEGMWVTLTDSQWSQLKNGIQELADEGRSIDLLAEASLHAAGHAMTSVIPDLIICDANDFTGFSASGMTAFANRPVIGFYGENGSGLGTIEAIYEKLPQVLRKALELIESCPCAEGCPSCVQLPGKGNIELFKPGAKMLLKILIEGID from the coding sequence ATGTTTCCTGGATTACTCGAAGATTATATTGAGACTGTACTGCATGTAGCTGCAACAGCTAACGATGAGGCGATCGTTGATGACAAGTTTAGTCTTCGATCAATGTCTGGTAAAAATTACAGCGTAACCATTCGGGGACAAAATCAAACGATAGTAGACAGTTTGGATGAGTGGAGTGCTCTTCGTGATTTTTATGAAGGCGCGATCTATTGGACTCCTGGAGAGAAAGGCTATCGGGTAGACTCAATCAATCGCAGAAAAGGTGAAATTATTGTATTACCTATACAGGAACTAACCTACTACACCCAATCTACTTATCGCGATGTCATCGATATTATACAGACCTACCAGAAGCAAAATACCGAAGGAATCGATATAGCTTATGGTGAACTGGAGATCAAGCGAAGCGTCTTCGGTTATAAGAAGGTTTACTTCGGACAGAAGCATGAGTCTGAGCAGGTTCAATTGGATCATCCGTCCGTCACCCGATTCATTCCGGAAGGAATGTGGGTTACACTAACGGATTCTCAATGGAGCCAATTGAAAAATGGCATTCAGGAGTTAGCGGATGAGGGCAGATCCATCGACTTATTGGCTGAAGCTTCCCTTCACGCTGCAGGTCACGCTATGACTTCGGTTATTCCTGACCTCATTATCTGCGACGCTAATGATTTTACAGGGTTTTCGGCGAGCGGGATGACGGCTTTTGCCAATAGACCTGTTATCGGCTTCTATGGCGAGAACGGGTCCGGTCTCGGGACCATCGAAGCGATCTATGAGAAACTTCCGCAAGTGCTTCGAAAGGCTCTTGAACTTATTGAGAGCTGCCCTTGTGCCGAAGGATGTCCTAGCTGCGTGCAGCTCCCAGGTAAAGGGAATATTGAATTGTTCAAACCTGGAG
- a CDS encoding DUF6431 domain-containing protein: MSKILYFGLSCKAYLRTFGNQSPDVQLCCENCGRLLHKHGRYWRGIVTKHEVIQIPIYRRYCPTCRITISLLPEFLIPWARYATWVREAALKRKHKGFSWRQTTESTTTPAVRYSRRTLKRWWARHLRRAADAALWVAGKLVAQGDDTDMLHLYPAMMNPTPMDTLDWLDKLLPRFIPAGASRRGYWTFLNARLPVASRL; the protein is encoded by the coding sequence ATGTCAAAAATACTTTATTTCGGCCTTTCTTGCAAGGCTTATTTACGCACATTCGGAAATCAATCTCCTGACGTCCAGCTCTGCTGTGAAAACTGCGGTCGGCTTCTCCATAAACACGGTCGTTATTGGCGAGGAATTGTGACGAAGCATGAGGTCATCCAGATCCCGATCTACCGTCGATATTGTCCTACCTGTAGAATAACAATCTCCCTCCTGCCGGAGTTCCTGATTCCATGGGCCCGGTATGCGACTTGGGTGCGAGAAGCGGCATTAAAGCGCAAGCACAAGGGATTCTCTTGGCGGCAGACGACAGAAAGCACAACAACTCCTGCCGTGCGTTATAGCCGCCGTACGTTGAAACGCTGGTGGGCAAGACATCTGCGCCGCGCAGCGGATGCAGCACTATGGGTTGCTGGGAAACTCGTAGCCCAGGGGGACGACACGGATATGCTCCACCTTTACCCCGCCATGATGAACCCAACGCCAATGGATACATTGGATTGGCTGGACAAACTGTTACCCCGATTCATCCCCGCTGGCGCATCCAGACGGGGCTATTGGACGTTTCTAAATGCGAGGTTACCTGTAGCATCACGCTTATAA
- a CDS encoding DDE-type integrase/transposase/recombinase yields the protein MDEQARQQEANFRYGLIASLVSRKLDPGEQMALMREIVSHEYETSSGQRRRISLRTLERYLKAYREGGWEALLPSVRADKLTTREIPEDVLAKAIALKQEQPGRSVRQIIAILELAAFVAPGTLKESTLSKQLRRRGVTRKALLNTGWSHFRRFEATHRNSMWQGDVQHTLYLPHPDKPGKKVMAYLVIFIDDYSRFVVHGQFYFEERVARLEDCLKKAILKNGVPEMIYVDNGAIYSSHHFERICGRLGAELKHTRPGRPMGRGKQEKFFRFVDQSFVPEAYDLIEQGKIQTLNDLNRFFSAWLEIAYHQKVHTALSSAQSTDTKKTTTRFACCRRMNS from the coding sequence ATGGATGAGCAAGCAAGGCAGCAAGAAGCCAACTTCCGTTATGGCTTAATTGCATCACTGGTTAGCCGCAAATTGGATCCCGGAGAACAGATGGCGTTGATGCGCGAAATTGTAAGCCATGAGTATGAAACGTCGTCGGGACAGCGAAGGAGAATTAGTCTACGAACGCTTGAGCGATATTTAAAAGCGTATCGCGAAGGCGGATGGGAGGCGCTGTTGCCCTCCGTCCGAGCAGACAAACTCACGACCAGGGAAATCCCCGAGGATGTGCTTGCCAAAGCGATTGCCTTAAAGCAGGAGCAACCCGGCCGAAGCGTCAGGCAGATTATTGCGATTCTGGAACTGGCGGCATTCGTGGCCCCCGGCACCCTGAAAGAAAGCACGCTTAGCAAGCAGCTTCGCCGCCGCGGCGTCACGCGCAAAGCGTTACTGAATACGGGGTGGAGCCACTTTCGCCGGTTTGAAGCCACGCACCGAAATAGCATGTGGCAAGGCGATGTGCAGCATACCCTTTACCTTCCGCATCCGGACAAGCCCGGCAAGAAGGTCATGGCCTATCTGGTTATTTTCATTGACGATTACTCTCGCTTCGTTGTGCATGGCCAGTTCTATTTCGAGGAACGTGTGGCCCGGCTGGAGGATTGCCTGAAGAAGGCGATTTTAAAGAACGGAGTGCCGGAAATGATCTATGTCGATAACGGCGCCATCTATTCTTCACACCATTTTGAGCGGATTTGCGGGCGACTGGGGGCAGAGCTTAAGCATACTCGCCCCGGACGTCCTATGGGACGCGGGAAGCAAGAAAAGTTCTTCCGATTTGTCGACCAGAGCTTTGTGCCGGAGGCATACGACCTGATTGAACAAGGGAAGATCCAGACGCTTAACGATTTGAATCGATTCTTCTCGGCGTGGCTTGAGATTGCTTACCACCAGAAAGTCCACACAGCTTTAAGCAGCGCCCAGTCGACCGATACCAAAAAGACGACCACCCGATTCGCATGTTGCCGCCGCATGAACTCATAG
- a CDS encoding Mu transposase C-terminal domain-containing protein, whose translation MLPPHELIEVFLLEESRKVDKTGCISLLGTIFEVQTELAGSKIQVRFDPHDLSVIQVWKDGQRYEDAKPMKLRDPKNRPKQDEPKAVMQPPKTGLNYVELLVEEQKRQTREAQGAALSRAMKEVNRS comes from the coding sequence ATGTTGCCGCCGCATGAACTCATAGAAGTATTCTTGCTGGAGGAATCCCGCAAAGTGGACAAAACGGGATGCATCTCGCTGCTGGGCACGATATTCGAGGTCCAGACAGAGCTTGCCGGCTCGAAGATTCAGGTGCGATTCGATCCGCACGACCTGTCCGTCATCCAGGTGTGGAAGGACGGCCAGCGCTATGAAGACGCGAAGCCAATGAAGCTCCGCGATCCGAAAAACCGGCCGAAGCAGGATGAACCGAAGGCCGTCATGCAACCGCCGAAGACGGGCCTCAACTATGTGGAATTATTGGTGGAAGAACAGAAACGGCAGACCCGCGAAGCGCAAGGCGCTGCGCTTTCGCGAGCGATGAAAGAGGTGAATCGCTCATGA
- a CDS encoding restriction endonuclease subunit S, whose protein sequence is MRVRRVGDLFTIAKGKKYEGIQGIDANEMVRYIQIEDLRNDKNIKWVSRIDNGVYVTSNDILIAWDGANAGTIGYNLTGIIGSTLAVLRPRDSNNYIPYIAMFLRSKSSFLRENCTGATIPHIQKKVLEDIEVPLPSFEQQKEIAYILDKAQALIDKRKQAIAKLDELVQAVFLDLFGDPIKNAKSWKISKLKEVSELITDGTHHSPEPMTEGIPYITAKHVKVNNIDFYSNPTYISESDHTAIYKRCPVKKGDILYIKDGATTGIAAINPYEFEFSMLSSLALIRIDIKYATPQYVVSYLNNQYVKEQITNNMSGAAIKRLTLAKINDIKIPIPDLETQHKYVGVFERYLIQKGKLIESLQQLESNFQALLQKAFKGELIVRDGVTV, encoded by the coding sequence GTGAGAGTTAGACGGGTTGGAGATTTATTTACGATTGCTAAAGGAAAGAAATATGAAGGAATTCAAGGAATTGATGCAAACGAAATGGTACGTTATATCCAGATTGAAGACCTACGAAATGACAAGAACATAAAATGGGTAAGTAGAATTGATAATGGTGTATACGTAACAAGTAATGATATATTGATTGCATGGGACGGTGCCAATGCGGGAACGATTGGTTATAATCTCACAGGAATTATAGGCAGTACATTAGCTGTATTAAGACCACGGGATTCCAATAACTATATCCCTTATATAGCAATGTTTCTTCGATCAAAAAGTTCATTTCTAAGGGAGAATTGCACTGGGGCGACAATTCCGCATATTCAGAAGAAAGTTCTAGAAGATATTGAAGTCCCTTTACCTTCGTTTGAACAACAAAAAGAAATTGCATATATTCTAGACAAAGCCCAAGCTTTAATTGATAAACGCAAACAAGCAATAGCCAAACTTGATGAATTAGTTCAAGCTGTATTTTTGGATTTGTTTGGTGATCCCATTAAAAACGCCAAGTCATGGAAAATTAGTAAACTTAAAGAAGTTTCTGAACTTATTACTGACGGTACTCATCATTCACCCGAACCTATGACAGAAGGTATACCGTATATAACTGCAAAGCATGTTAAGGTAAATAATATTGATTTCTATTCGAACCCAACTTACATTTCAGAAAGTGATCATACTGCCATCTATAAGCGATGTCCTGTAAAAAAGGGAGATATTTTGTATATTAAAGATGGGGCTACGACAGGAATCGCAGCAATTAATCCATACGAGTTTGAATTTAGCATGTTGTCCAGTCTCGCGTTAATTAGAATAGATATTAAATATGCGACCCCCCAATATGTTGTAAGCTATTTGAACAACCAATATGTCAAAGAACAAATCACAAATAATATGTCTGGAGCAGCAATAAAGCGACTAACACTAGCAAAAATTAATGATATAAAGATACCGATTCCCGATTTAGAAACACAACATAAGTATGTTGGGGTTTTCGAACGATACCTAATACAAAAAGGGAAACTGATTGAATCCCTTCAACAACTAGAATCCAACTTCCAGGCACTACTTCAAAAAGCTTTCAAGGGCGAATTGATAGTGAGGGATGGTGTAACGGTCTAG
- a CDS encoding DEAD/DEAH box helicase family protein: MGDVQLTNFGFLRENKTYASFAGACIEAEKALVVSPATSAILSRRALELAVKWLFTYDSDLKVPYQDNLSSLIHDVTFLRVIDQSMLPQLKYITKLGNVAVHSNATISRGEAILSLRNLFNFISWIDYCYSVEYTARSFDEQLLLEENKQQEKVRPQELQDLYDRLGSKDRKLEDLIKENEELRKLLTERKAQNTQEYNFVPDKISEFETRKRYIDLELKLAGWTFQKNVLEEFEVQGMPNGQGIGYVDYVLLGENGKPLAVVEAKRTSADPNVGKQQAKLYADCLEQRYGQRPLIYYTNGFVINFWDDLHYASRQVSGFASQDELQLLVNRRSIRKPLQEVQINNSIVNRPYQHEAVLSVCDALNKGQRTALLVMATGSGKTRTASAIVDVLSRYNWVKNVLFLADRTTLVRQAKNSFSQYLPDMTLCNLLDSKDNPETARIVFSTYPTMMNAIDEVKRKDGKKLFTVGHFDLIILDESHRSVYKKYKAIFDYFDAILLGLTATPKDEVDKNTYDVFRLENGVPTFAYELEQAVKEGYLVDYRTVETTTKIMDDGIRYDDLSEEEKEQYEEVLLEDEEEEPRDIDSAAINEWLFNQDTIDRVLQFVMERGLKVEGGDKLGKTIIFAKNHRHAVAIVERFDSLYPELKGHFARVIDIKTNYYQSLIDDFSIWNKLPQIAVSVDMLDTGVDIPEVVNLVFFKKVRSKSKFWQMVGRGTRLCKDLHGIGEDKKEFSIFDFCRNFEYFRANPKGKDTDIAETLSEKLFNVRTQIVRELQQLRYQEPEYIEHRTELVKLLKDSVSALNEEHFRIRQHIQYVHKYKNDAAWRSLTDTDMGDLKEYIAPLVVSLDHDELAKRFDYMMLIIELAKLQGTQSVKPIRKVMETAEKLSKLGTIPQVVAQRHVIEKVLTTEFWEEADIFEMEKVRVALRDLIKFLERETQQIYYTNFKDEWLAVEESRGFYNTNDLQNYRKKVNQYLQTNKDQIAIYKLRNNKPITKQDLETLEHILWAELGTKEDYEREYKDLPVTKLVRTVVGLDQEAANEAFTVFLQENRLNVHQLRFVKLIIDYVVKNGILEKSVLQEEPFRSVGSITELFSNNLDDARAIIGIIDTINKNAEVVGA; this comes from the coding sequence ATGGGCGATGTGCAGCTAACGAATTTTGGATTTCTCAGAGAAAATAAAACCTATGCCAGCTTTGCAGGTGCATGTATAGAGGCGGAAAAGGCGTTGGTCGTCAGTCCTGCGACCAGCGCTATTCTCAGCCGTAGGGCTCTGGAGCTTGCTGTCAAATGGCTGTTTACCTACGATAGCGACTTGAAGGTCCCTTATCAAGACAATCTGTCAAGCTTGATTCACGATGTAACTTTTCTCCGCGTAATCGATCAGTCCATGCTACCACAGTTGAAATATATTACGAAGCTAGGAAATGTCGCCGTGCATTCCAATGCAACGATCAGCCGTGGCGAGGCGATTCTGTCTCTTCGCAACCTGTTTAACTTCATCAGTTGGATCGATTATTGTTATTCGGTCGAGTATACGGCCAGAAGTTTTGACGAACAACTCTTATTGGAAGAGAACAAACAACAAGAAAAAGTTAGGCCTCAGGAGCTGCAGGATTTATACGACCGATTAGGTTCAAAAGACCGTAAGCTGGAAGATCTGATCAAAGAAAATGAAGAGCTTCGGAAGCTGCTGACCGAGCGCAAGGCGCAGAACACGCAGGAGTACAACTTTGTTCCGGATAAAATCAGCGAGTTCGAGACTCGCAAACGTTACATCGATCTCGAGCTTAAGCTGGCCGGATGGACATTCCAGAAAAATGTACTGGAAGAGTTTGAAGTACAAGGCATGCCAAACGGCCAAGGGATCGGTTATGTCGATTACGTGTTATTGGGTGAGAACGGGAAGCCGCTTGCCGTCGTGGAAGCGAAAAGGACCAGCGCAGATCCCAATGTGGGCAAGCAGCAAGCGAAGCTCTATGCGGATTGTTTGGAGCAGCGGTATGGACAGCGTCCGTTGATTTATTATACCAATGGATTTGTAATAAATTTCTGGGATGATCTTCACTATGCCAGTCGGCAAGTATCTGGTTTCGCCAGTCAGGATGAGCTGCAGTTGCTCGTCAACCGGCGCTCGATCCGTAAACCGTTGCAGGAAGTACAAATCAACAACTCCATTGTAAATCGCCCTTATCAGCATGAAGCAGTCCTTTCGGTTTGTGATGCATTAAATAAAGGACAGCGGACCGCTTTGCTTGTCATGGCGACCGGAAGCGGTAAAACACGCACTGCGAGCGCCATTGTTGATGTGCTGAGCCGATATAATTGGGTTAAGAATGTGCTGTTTCTTGCGGATCGTACAACGCTTGTTCGCCAAGCCAAAAACAGCTTCAGCCAGTATTTGCCCGACATGACACTGTGCAACCTGCTTGACAGCAAGGACAATCCGGAGACGGCAAGAATTGTTTTTTCCACTTACCCGACGATGATGAATGCCATCGACGAGGTCAAGCGGAAGGACGGCAAAAAGCTGTTTACGGTTGGTCATTTTGACTTGATCATCCTTGATGAATCGCATCGAAGCGTCTATAAGAAATATAAGGCCATATTCGATTATTTTGATGCTATCCTACTGGGCTTGACGGCAACTCCCAAAGATGAAGTCGACAAAAACACATATGACGTGTTCCGTCTGGAAAATGGTGTTCCAACCTTTGCCTATGAACTAGAGCAAGCAGTCAAGGAAGGATATTTGGTGGATTACCGTACCGTGGAAACAACAACCAAGATCATGGACGACGGCATCCGCTACGATGATCTGTCCGAAGAGGAAAAAGAGCAATACGAAGAAGTGTTGCTGGAGGATGAAGAAGAGGAGCCGCGGGATATTGATAGTGCAGCGATTAACGAATGGTTGTTTAACCAGGATACGATAGACCGTGTGCTGCAGTTTGTTATGGAGCGGGGCTTGAAGGTAGAAGGCGGAGATAAGCTGGGCAAGACCATCATATTTGCCAAAAACCATCGGCATGCAGTTGCAATTGTAGAGCGGTTCGATAGCCTGTATCCTGAATTAAAGGGGCATTTTGCACGGGTCATTGATATCAAAACGAATTATTATCAATCTCTGATTGATGATTTTTCCATTTGGAACAAGCTTCCTCAAATTGCTGTTTCCGTTGATATGCTCGATACAGGCGTAGACATCCCTGAGGTTGTCAATCTGGTATTCTTCAAGAAAGTTCGCTCGAAGTCGAAGTTTTGGCAGATGGTGGGCCGAGGGACACGGTTGTGTAAAGATCTGCATGGAATTGGTGAGGACAAAAAGGAATTCTCGATCTTTGATTTCTGCCGTAACTTTGAGTATTTCCGGGCCAATCCGAAAGGGAAGGATACCGATATTGCCGAGACCTTATCGGAAAAATTGTTCAATGTTCGTACTCAGATTGTACGTGAACTTCAACAACTGCGTTATCAGGAACCCGAATATATAGAACATCGCACGGAATTGGTGAAATTGTTGAAGGATAGCGTGAGTGCGCTAAATGAGGAGCATTTTCGCATCAGACAGCATATCCAGTATGTCCATAAGTATAAAAATGACGCTGCATGGCGCTCCTTAACCGATACTGATATGGGGGATTTGAAGGAGTATATTGCTCCTCTTGTCGTTTCTTTAGACCATGACGAATTAGCAAAGCGGTTTGACTATATGATGCTGATCATCGAATTGGCTAAGCTTCAGGGAACACAATCGGTGAAGCCGATTCGCAAAGTCATGGAGACGGCAGAAAAACTCTCCAAGTTGGGTACGATTCCTCAAGTCGTCGCACAGCGACATGTCATAGAGAAGGTCTTGACGACAGAGTTCTGGGAAGAAGCGGACATCTTCGAAATGGAGAAAGTTCGTGTTGCTTTACGGGATCTCATTAAATTCCTGGAACGGGAAACACAACAAATCTATTATACGAACTTCAAAGATGAATGGCTTGCTGTAGAGGAAAGTAGAGGCTTCTATAATACCAATGACCTGCAAAATTACCGTAAAAAGGTCAACCAGTATTTACAAACGAACAAGGATCAAATCGCTATCTATAAATTGCGCAACAACAAACCGATCACGAAACAAGATCTGGAGACGCTTGAACATATTCTATGGGCAGAACTCGGAACCAAAGAAGATTATGAGCGGGAATATAAAGACTTACCGGTAACGAAGCTTGTACGGACGGTCGTAGGGCTCGACCAGGAAGCCGCGAATGAAGCATTCACGGTATTCCTGCAGGAAAACCGTCTGAATGTCCATCAACTACGGTTTGTGAAGCTGATTATCGATTATGTAGTGAAAAACGGTATTCTTGAAAAATCCGTACTCCAAGAGGAGCCATTCCGCTCGGTCGGCAGTATCACGGAACTGTTTAGTAATAATCTGGACGATGCACGAGCAATTATCGGTATTATTGATACGATTAATAAGAACGCTGAGGTTGTTGGGGCTTAG
- a CDS encoding ExeA family protein, producing the protein MIRGFFGWERVPFTREIETRHLHRSKRFEECVARMQYMVMTRSIGCVTGEIGCGKSTAVRYLKDQLDPNKYRFIYLSDANLKPRDFYRELLHHFGLPPKFLRSEAKRQFQHLVWDLYENQQKVAVIVVDEAHLLSGDMLQEIRFLTNFRMDSISPLALLLIGQPELQATLQLRIFKPITQRMNVRFHLEGLSLEECRDYISHQLEVAGSTGPVFTTEAMDAIYAHARGYAER; encoded by the coding sequence ATGATTCGTGGTTTCTTCGGGTGGGAGCGCGTTCCGTTCACCCGGGAGATTGAAACACGGCATCTGCACCGCTCCAAGCGATTCGAAGAATGTGTAGCACGGATGCAGTATATGGTGATGACTCGCTCGATTGGCTGCGTCACCGGTGAAATTGGCTGCGGCAAGTCGACAGCCGTTCGCTACTTGAAAGACCAACTGGATCCGAACAAGTACCGGTTTATCTATCTGTCGGATGCGAATCTGAAACCAAGGGACTTTTACCGTGAACTCCTCCACCACTTCGGCTTGCCGCCCAAGTTTCTGCGCAGCGAAGCCAAACGGCAATTCCAGCACCTCGTATGGGATTTGTACGAGAACCAGCAGAAGGTCGCCGTTATTGTCGTGGATGAAGCGCACCTGCTTTCAGGAGACATGCTGCAAGAAATACGCTTTTTGACGAATTTTCGTATGGACTCGATTTCGCCGCTTGCCCTGCTGCTCATTGGACAGCCGGAACTACAGGCCACGTTGCAACTGAGAATCTTCAAGCCGATTACACAGCGGATGAACGTGCGTTTTCATTTGGAAGGCTTGTCGCTCGAGGAGTGCCGCGATTACATCTCCCACCAATTGGAGGTTGCCGGAAGTACAGGGCCGGTGTTTACGACAGAAGCGATGGACGCCATATACGCGCATGCTCGGGGATATGCCGAGAGATAA
- a CDS encoding DUF5348 domain-containing protein, with product MNEIRFHGDTERWNVYDGEELLCSLRCGDAVMIQVGKHFLPSNLELDTDWYVKFGNSKFWLHRHAKYRVRPLF from the coding sequence ATGAATGAGATACGATTTCATGGAGATACCGAGCGTTGGAACGTGTACGATGGAGAAGAGTTGCTTTGCTCGCTACGTTGTGGTGATGCCGTGATGATTCAAGTAGGAAAGCACTTCTTGCCATCCAACCTTGAGCTCGATACGGACTGGTACGTGAAGTTTGGAAATTCGAAGTTCTGGCTCCACCGACATGCCAAGTACCGCGTCCGACCGCTGTTCTAA
- a CDS encoding AAA family ATPase yields MIKEISIKKIATYDSTGVVFSGLKKINFFYGSNGSGKTSLSNAMKNIENFPDCNIDWTSQPLKTLVYNQKFVEENFHQDSHIKGIFTLGKESTEIKNEIAEKKRLVDKLDEEIRRLRTNLSNKEEEYNANENEFIEDCWELKRKYDNEFLQAFSGVRNNKMNFMNKCKQSHSLENKLCDLEDLRARSNKLFNGSLVKIQTLQSIKNDELNVACSSRIFQKQIVGKQEVDIAALISRLAISDWVKRGYDHIHKSEGKCPFCQQSLPDGFLNKLEEYFNETYENEMKELANCVKLYMESYDNLETSIQDLMEKEVPYIDKERINQQLEIIRSKNEINLELIEQKQKEPSKKIALVPVDEFVKIINLEIERVNQEILGHNRLVDNRAHEEQLLKDQIWRFIANENLHNHEKYVRKEFNIKNAITGIKDGISSKTSEKNRLISEIEGLEAQITSVIPSVNEMNRLLKAYNFTNFKFAYTQNQGNYRLVRSTGEDVNQTLSEGEKTFVTFLYFMHLLNGSNNRDLITENKVVVIDDPISSLDSNVLFIVSNLILKLIDDIRNNQNNIVQLFVLTHNVYFHKEVTFNKKRSKGGKLHDETFWIIRKVNNVTEAQSYDTNPIKTSYELMWQELRFATQSSSSTTVQNLIRRIIENYFKVFGNFSEDDILNKFDEEEKLICKSLLSWANDGSHFASDDLYIEHPLDTNARYLNIFEKIFKVTNHHAHYKMMMGVEEADQSEIPHAQVS; encoded by the coding sequence ATGATTAAAGAAATTTCCATTAAGAAGATAGCAACTTATGATAGTACAGGTGTTGTCTTTAGTGGATTAAAGAAAATTAATTTTTTCTACGGTTCCAATGGAAGTGGGAAAACATCATTATCAAATGCTATGAAAAATATTGAGAACTTCCCGGATTGTAATATTGATTGGACATCACAACCATTAAAAACATTGGTATATAACCAGAAATTCGTTGAGGAAAATTTCCATCAGGATTCGCACATTAAGGGTATATTCACATTAGGTAAGGAGTCAACTGAAATAAAAAATGAAATTGCTGAAAAGAAGAGGCTTGTTGATAAATTAGACGAAGAGATTCGTAGATTGCGCACTAACTTGTCCAATAAAGAAGAGGAATATAACGCGAATGAAAATGAATTTATAGAAGATTGCTGGGAATTGAAAAGAAAATATGATAACGAGTTTTTGCAAGCTTTTTCAGGTGTTCGAAATAATAAAATGAACTTTATGAATAAATGTAAACAGTCGCATTCACTTGAAAATAAGTTATGTGATTTAGAGGATTTACGTGCTCGTTCAAATAAATTATTTAATGGAAGTTTAGTGAAAATTCAAACGTTGCAATCAATAAAGAATGACGAACTAAACGTTGCTTGTTCAAGTCGAATATTCCAAAAACAAATTGTTGGTAAGCAGGAGGTCGATATCGCCGCTCTCATTTCTAGACTGGCTATAAGCGATTGGGTAAAAAGAGGATATGATCATATACATAAGTCGGAAGGTAAATGCCCTTTTTGTCAACAGTCATTGCCGGATGGTTTTTTGAATAAATTGGAAGAGTACTTTAATGAAACCTATGAAAATGAAATGAAGGAATTGGCAAATTGTGTTAAACTATACATGGAATCATATGATAATCTTGAGACTTCGATCCAGGATCTAATGGAAAAAGAAGTACCATATATCGATAAAGAGAGAATAAATCAACAGTTAGAAATAATAAGATCGAAAAACGAAATCAATCTCGAATTAATTGAACAAAAACAAAAAGAACCAAGTAAGAAAATTGCATTAGTTCCTGTTGACGAATTTGTAAAAATTATCAATTTAGAAATTGAGAGGGTTAATCAGGAAATCCTTGGACATAACAGGTTGGTTGATAACCGAGCCCATGAAGAACAGCTTCTTAAGGATCAAATATGGAGATTCATTGCAAATGAAAATCTGCATAATCACGAAAAATATGTACGCAAAGAATTTAATATTAAGAATGCGATTACAGGGATAAAAGATGGGATCTCATCAAAAACATCTGAGAAAAACAGATTGATTTCAGAAATCGAGGGTTTAGAGGCTCAAATCACTAGTGTAATTCCATCCGTTAATGAAATGAATCGTCTGTTAAAAGCGTATAATTTTACAAATTTTAAGTTTGCGTATACACAAAACCAGGGAAATTATCGCTTGGTACGATCCACTGGAGAAGATGTGAATCAGACGTTGAGTGAAGGTGAAAAGACATTCGTAACGTTTTTATATTTTATGCATTTGTTGAATGGAAGTAATAACAGAGATCTTATTACAGAGAATAAAGTCGTTGTAATTGATGACCCTATTTCTAGTTTGGATAGCAATGTATTATTTATCGTTAGCAATCTTATTTTAAAACTTATTGATGATATCAGGAACAATCAAAATAATATTGTTCAATTATTTGTTTTAACCCATAATGTATATTTCCACAAAGAAGTAACTTTTAATAAAAAGCGTTCAAAAGGCGGAAAATTACATGATGAAACATTCTGGATTATAAGAAAAGTTAATAATGTTACTGAGGCTCAATCCTATGATACAAATCCAATAAAAACTTCATATGAGTTAATGTGGCAAGAACTTAGATTTGCAACACAGAGTAGTTCTTCAACAACGGTTCAAAACTTGATTCGTAGAATTATAGAAAACTATTTTAAAGTATTTGGTAATTTTAGTGAAGATGATATACTGAATAAATTCGATGAAGAGGAAAAGTTAATATGTAAATCGCTTTTATCCTGGGCAAATGACGGGTCACATTTTGCAAGTGATGATTTGTATATTGAACATCCATTAGATACAAACGCTAGATACCTTAATATATTTGAAAAAATATTCAAAGTTACAAATCATCATGCACATTATAAAATGATGATGGGAGTAGAAGAAGCTGATCAGAGTGAGATCCCTCATGCACAGGTATCGTGA